The following proteins are encoded in a genomic region of Elgaria multicarinata webbii isolate HBS135686 ecotype San Diego chromosome 16, rElgMul1.1.pri, whole genome shotgun sequence:
- the TSPAN3 gene encoding tetraspanin-3: MGQCGITSSKTVLVFLNLIFWAAAGILCYVGAYVFITYDDYDHFFEDVYTLIPAVVIIAVGTLLFIIGLIGCCATIRESRCGLATFVIILLLVFITEVVVVVLGYIYRAKVEAEVNHSIKKVYNTYNGTNPDAASRAIDYVQRQLHCCGIRNFSDWESTNWFKESKNNSVPLSCCKATTSNCTGSLARPTDLYAEGCEALVVKKLQEIMMYVIWAALAFAAIQLLGMLCACIVLCRRSRDPAYELLITGGTYA, translated from the exons ATGGGGCAGTGCGGGATCACCTCCTCCAAGACCGTCCTCGTCTTCCTCAACCTCATTTTCTGG GCAGCAGCAGGCATCTTGTGCTATGTGGGAGCCTATGTCTTCATTACGTACGACGACTACGACCACTTCTTTGAAGATGTTTATACGCTCATCCCTGCAGTGGTTATCATAGCAGTGGGGACACTTCTTTTTATAATTGGTCTGATTGGCTGCTGTGCTACAATCCGGGAAAGCCGCTGTGGTCTTGCCACG TTTGTGATCATCCTCCTTTTGGTTTTTATCACAGAAGTTGTGGTCGTGGTTCTTGGTTATATCTACAGAGCAAAG gtGGAGGCTGAAGTCAACCACAGTATTAAAAAAGTGTATAACACATACAATGGGACTAACCCGGATGCTGCCAGCCGTGCGATTGATTATGTGCAGAGGCAG CTGCACTGCTGTGGAATCCGTAACTTCAGTGACTGGGAGTCAACAAACTGGttcaaagaaagcaaaaacaacagtGTGCCCCTCAGTTGCTGTAAAGCCACCACCAGCAATTGTACAGGAAGCTTGGCCCGCCCCACAGACCTTTATGCTGAG GGATGTGAGGCATTGGTTGTAAAGAAACTACAAGAGATCATGATGTATGTTATCTGGGCTGCACTGGCATTTGCTGCCATTCAG CTGCTGGGTATGCTGTGTGCCTGCATTGTGCTCTGCAGGAGGAGTCGGGACCCTGCCTATGAGCTGCTCATCACTGGAGGAACCTATGCCTAG